One stretch of Serinicoccus hydrothermalis DNA includes these proteins:
- a CDS encoding RNA polymerase sigma factor: MLTEDGPETGVQGDPPSLGDRAGACFHRYREGQDQALGELVELATPLLWNVARAHGCDREAAEDVVQDVWIRLVDRAADIRESGAVLGWLVIAVKRESWRTARVARRTSYDPTGTVDPGGTEAGPEAATILTERQQLLWGAVHDLSERCRQLLRIVAFCDRPDYDEVSAALGMPRGSIGPTRGRCLDKLRRSLAADERWEDR; encoded by the coding sequence ATGCTGACCGAGGACGGGCCGGAGACCGGGGTGCAGGGGGACCCGCCGTCGCTGGGTGACCGCGCCGGCGCCTGCTTCCACCGCTACCGCGAGGGCCAGGACCAGGCCCTGGGCGAGCTCGTGGAGCTGGCGACCCCCTTGCTGTGGAACGTCGCGCGTGCCCACGGCTGCGACCGGGAGGCCGCCGAGGATGTCGTCCAGGACGTCTGGATCCGCCTCGTGGACCGCGCCGCGGACATCCGGGAGAGCGGGGCCGTGCTGGGCTGGCTCGTTATCGCCGTCAAGCGGGAGAGCTGGCGCACCGCCCGGGTGGCGCGCCGCACGTCCTACGACCCGACCGGGACGGTCGACCCCGGCGGGACCGAGGCCGGCCCCGAGGCGGCCACCATCCTCACCGAGCGTCAGCAGCTGCTGTGGGGTGCCGTCCACGACCTCTCCGAGCGGTGCCGGCAGCTGCTGCGCATCGTCGCCTTCTGCGACCGCCCCGACTACGACGAGGTCTCGGCGGCGCTGGGTATGCCGAGGGGGAGCATCGGGCCCACCCGCGGCCGGTGCCTGGACAAGCTGCGGCGGTCGCTGGCCGCCGACGAGAGGTGGGAGGACCGATGA
- a CDS encoding undecaprenyl-diphosphate phosphatase codes for MDLLTAIVLGIVQGLTEFLPISSSAHVSIVGRLLGDEGADPGAAFTAITQLGTEAAVLLYFWRDIVRIVRAWFASLAGRIPRNDPDAVLGWWVILGTFPIGILGLLLQDWIETDLRSLWITATMLLVFALVILAAERVGRQQRQLDQLTWRHGLGFGLWQALALVPGVSRSGGTIAGGLFMGYTREAAARYSFLLAIPAVLASGGLQLVKVMTGDAIGSGTGWGAIAVATVLAFAVGYAVIAWFMRYITTHTFTPFMVYRIVLALVLFALLGLGVLQP; via the coding sequence ATGGATCTGCTGACCGCGATCGTGCTGGGGATCGTGCAGGGGCTGACCGAGTTCCTGCCGATCTCCTCCAGCGCCCACGTGTCCATCGTGGGACGCCTGCTCGGCGACGAGGGCGCGGACCCCGGTGCCGCCTTCACCGCGATCACCCAGCTCGGCACCGAGGCCGCCGTGCTCCTCTACTTCTGGCGCGACATCGTCCGGATCGTCCGCGCATGGTTCGCCTCCCTGGCCGGCCGGATCCCCCGCAACGACCCGGACGCGGTCCTCGGCTGGTGGGTCATCCTCGGCACCTTCCCCATCGGCATCCTGGGGCTGCTGCTGCAGGACTGGATCGAGACCGACCTGCGCAGCCTGTGGATCACGGCGACGATGCTGCTCGTCTTCGCCCTGGTGATCCTCGCCGCGGAACGGGTCGGGCGGCAGCAGCGCCAGCTGGACCAGCTCACCTGGCGGCACGGCCTGGGCTTCGGCCTGTGGCAGGCGCTCGCCCTCGTCCCGGGCGTCTCGCGCAGCGGTGGCACCATCGCCGGCGGCCTCTTCATGGGCTACACGCGGGAGGCAGCGGCGCGCTACTCCTTCCTGCTCGCGATCCCGGCCGTGCTCGCCTCGGGCGGGCTGCAGCTGGTCAAGGTGATGACCGGCGACGCGATCGGGTCGGGCACCGGGTGGGGGGCCATCGCGGTGGCGACCGTCCTCGCCTTCGCCGTGGGGTATGCCGTCATCGCCTGGTTCATGCGCTACATCACCACCCACACGTTCACGCCGTTCATGGTCTACCGGATCGTGCTGGCCCTGGTCCTCTTCGCCCTGCTGGGCCTCGGCGTGCTCCAACCCTGA
- a CDS encoding S8/S53 family peptidase encodes MPHRDAVELTLPSALLRRHDARLLDPSTAARETTRDGAGLQAPSATAYRNSRLLVTGLLGLSAVDRIGELERVLREAGFDVSLRPDAADEAFTRWLLLAVETGAEDGAGKEFERVRSTPLGPEDTVTRVDPGLRVGALSARELDAGYASRVFVVPGSGTREPDPWALLLAARAAGLEDVDLEHLVLPGTGGLYWGGQTGGLYWGGQTGGLYWGGQGGVPGVTPDRTPVQLALPDPTRKARGRRAPVVVVPDTGLGKHPWFDHGDLAAERRSLLGWPVLPDGEPDPWPEGDGVYDELTGGLDLLSGHGTFIAGIVRQCAPDARIVALPVLDSAGLAAEHDVVRTLAVLLVLHTLGQARGRDDFGDAGGVVDVLSLSLGFYHQDGEVDQHPVRSLLELYGRSGVSVVAAAGNQATTTPMYPAGWALHAGSSPGRTKGVPLVGVGALNPDRCSVALFGNAGPWVTTHRPGVNVVSTLPVTFDASAQPARRVGTARGTRSTPDPDDLRGGFGVWSGTSFAAPWLAGELADALSVQLADDDEGDAPEALRGRALRCLPALLSEEDRC; translated from the coding sequence ATGCCCCACCGCGACGCCGTCGAGCTCACCCTCCCCTCCGCCTTGCTGCGCCGCCACGACGCCAGACTGCTGGACCCCTCGACCGCCGCCCGCGAGACCACCCGCGACGGTGCGGGGCTGCAGGCGCCGTCGGCGACGGCATACCGCAACAGCCGGCTGCTCGTCACCGGGCTGCTGGGCCTCTCCGCGGTGGACCGCATCGGCGAGCTGGAGCGGGTCCTGCGCGAGGCAGGGTTCGACGTCTCCCTGCGTCCCGACGCCGCCGACGAGGCCTTCACCCGGTGGCTGCTGCTCGCGGTGGAGACCGGCGCCGAGGACGGGGCCGGCAAGGAGTTCGAGCGGGTGCGCAGCACACCGCTGGGCCCCGAGGACACGGTGACCCGCGTCGACCCCGGGCTGCGGGTGGGCGCCCTCAGCGCCCGGGAGCTGGACGCGGGGTATGCCTCCCGCGTCTTCGTCGTGCCGGGCAGCGGCACCCGGGAGCCGGACCCCTGGGCGCTGCTGCTGGCGGCGCGGGCGGCGGGCCTGGAGGACGTGGACCTGGAGCACCTCGTCCTCCCGGGGACGGGCGGTCTCTACTGGGGCGGCCAGACCGGCGGTCTCTACTGGGGCGGGCAGACGGGCGGTCTCTACTGGGGCGGCCAGGGCGGGGTGCCCGGCGTGACCCCCGACCGGACGCCGGTCCAGCTGGCGCTGCCCGACCCGACGAGGAAGGCGCGGGGCAGGCGCGCCCCGGTCGTCGTCGTCCCGGACACGGGCCTGGGGAAGCACCCGTGGTTCGACCACGGCGACCTGGCCGCCGAGCGCCGCTCGCTCCTGGGCTGGCCCGTGCTCCCGGACGGGGAGCCCGACCCGTGGCCCGAGGGCGACGGGGTCTACGACGAGCTCACCGGGGGGCTGGACCTGCTGTCCGGGCACGGGACCTTCATCGCCGGCATCGTGCGGCAGTGCGCCCCGGACGCCCGGATCGTCGCGCTGCCGGTGCTGGACTCCGCGGGGCTGGCGGCGGAGCATGACGTCGTCCGCACGCTGGCGGTCCTGCTCGTCCTGCACACCCTCGGCCAGGCACGTGGACGGGACGACTTCGGCGACGCCGGCGGGGTGGTGGACGTGCTGAGCCTGTCCCTGGGCTTCTACCACCAGGACGGGGAGGTGGACCAGCACCCGGTGCGGAGCCTGCTCGAGCTCTACGGGCGCTCCGGGGTCAGCGTCGTGGCCGCGGCCGGCAACCAGGCGACCACGACCCCGATGTACCCCGCCGGGTGGGCGCTGCACGCCGGGTCCTCCCCGGGCCGGACGAAGGGGGTGCCGCTCGTCGGCGTCGGTGCCCTCAACCCGGACCGGTGCTCGGTCGCCCTCTTCGGCAACGCCGGCCCGTGGGTGACGACGCACCGACCGGGCGTCAACGTCGTGAGCACGCTGCCCGTCACCTTCGACGCCTCGGCCCAGCCGGCCCGCAGGGTCGGCACCGCGCGCGGCACCCGGTCGACCCCCGACCCGGACGACCTCCGCGGCGGCTTCGGCGTCTGGAGCGGCACGAGCTTCGCCGCCCCGTGGCTGGCCGGCGAGCTCGCCGACGCCCTGTCCGTGCAGCTGGCCGACGACGACGAGGGTGATGCCCCGGAGGCGCTGCGGGGTCGTGCCCTCCGGTGCCTGCCCGCGTTGCTGAGCGAGGAGGACCGATGCTGA
- a CDS encoding CHAT domain-containing protein: MDRQAPARASPSAAARYDAGRQANLAGRPAEGERLLRSALRSLDHHEGPVPGLESVRGGVAGAPEARVRVLLSLSTSLVQRHGAGPALEVATSALHLAEGPLLGREEQALLVTKCRLQLAMIHGRTGQTDAALAHLDRAMSSFDRLEPRDRFALLLSRGAARTDSHDPRRAEADFTRAADLAHEQGLATEEFMARHNLAQAVALQGDLPRALRLFRDIERLGGGMSASAAVALHGRALTLLDAGLVAEAREMLQRAATEAGRTGERLVEGEIRADLALAELVDGDDVAAARTAVGARRSLAGRAPGVRRRAELVLLDAHRRRGRRLAEVVRRGQGLVAAFDRDGDHVAADLARLVVAETEVDRQRAGEAVRLLRATADLTHVGSLSTRLRARGVLAAAARAEQDHPTARRHLRAALADLTRTVAGSSSLELRAATHHYAQGLASLDLAVAPDRSRDRLLAVERWREAASRSPALRPPADPELARRTTVLRHLRQQVRDDPDRADRLRPRLRELERSVAALSWSAPGGEAGREVVTREQLGRSLGTLRERDTSLVYVVEASGTLFAEVSVQGRMRTVELGPATPVQELARRLAADLETGARSHGGPMEELLQRSLRRTAQLLDEATLAPLGLDGRVLVVPTPGLAAVPWGVLPSRSGRPTPVAPSLTAWARPATTVEGRRVVALAGPELARAQDEVARVADAWGGTRATSLGEAGAADLAAALGGADVVHVAAHGRHRDDSPLFSSLWLADGPYFLADLERESRRASHVVLSACDSGRSRHRGGSAALGLAAGLLWLGASSVVAAPCRVPDEVAAEHLPRYHRLLAEGIPADEALSRAAAQGHPLAGAFVAWGAPWSAAPGDR; encoded by the coding sequence GTGGATCGCCAGGCCCCGGCACGGGCGTCGCCGTCGGCGGCGGCGCGCTACGACGCGGGCCGACAGGCCAACCTCGCCGGGCGGCCCGCGGAGGGGGAGCGGCTGCTGCGCAGCGCCCTGCGCTCGCTGGACCACCACGAGGGACCGGTGCCGGGGCTGGAGTCGGTGCGCGGGGGCGTGGCCGGGGCGCCCGAGGCGCGGGTCCGGGTCCTGCTGTCGCTGAGCACCTCCCTGGTGCAGCGGCACGGTGCCGGGCCCGCGCTCGAGGTCGCGACGAGCGCGCTGCACCTGGCCGAGGGGCCGCTGCTCGGACGGGAGGAGCAGGCGCTGCTCGTGACGAAGTGCCGGCTCCAGCTGGCGATGATCCACGGTCGGACCGGCCAGACCGACGCGGCGCTGGCCCACCTGGACCGGGCGATGTCCTCCTTCGACCGGCTGGAGCCCCGGGACCGCTTCGCGCTGCTCCTGTCCCGCGGCGCGGCGCGCACCGACAGCCACGACCCCCGCCGGGCCGAGGCGGACTTCACCCGCGCCGCCGACCTCGCCCACGAGCAGGGTCTGGCGACCGAGGAGTTCATGGCGCGGCACAACCTCGCCCAGGCCGTCGCCCTGCAGGGGGACCTGCCGCGGGCGCTGCGTCTCTTCCGCGACATCGAGCGGCTGGGTGGCGGGATGTCCGCCTCCGCGGCGGTCGCCCTGCACGGCCGCGCCCTGACCCTCCTGGACGCCGGGCTCGTCGCCGAGGCACGGGAGATGCTGCAGCGAGCGGCGACCGAGGCGGGGCGGACGGGCGAGCGGCTGGTCGAGGGCGAGATCCGGGCCGACCTCGCCCTCGCGGAGCTCGTCGACGGGGACGACGTGGCGGCGGCGCGCACCGCGGTGGGGGCGCGCCGGTCGCTCGCGGGCCGCGCACCAGGCGTCCGCCGGCGCGCGGAGCTGGTGCTCCTGGACGCCCACCGGCGACGCGGCCGGCGGCTCGCGGAGGTGGTCCGCCGCGGCCAGGGCCTGGTCGCCGCCTTCGACCGCGACGGCGACCACGTGGCGGCCGACCTCGCCCGGCTGGTGGTGGCCGAGACGGAGGTGGACCGGCAGCGGGCGGGAGAGGCCGTGCGGCTCCTGCGGGCGACCGCCGACCTCACCCACGTGGGCTCGCTGAGCACCCGGCTGCGCGCCCGCGGGGTCCTCGCCGCCGCGGCCCGGGCGGAGCAGGACCACCCGACGGCACGACGGCACCTGCGCGCGGCGCTCGCCGACCTGACCCGGACCGTGGCCGGCAGCTCCAGCCTGGAGCTGCGGGCCGCCACCCACCACTACGCCCAGGGCCTGGCGTCGCTGGACCTGGCGGTCGCACCGGACCGCTCCCGGGACCGCCTGCTGGCGGTCGAGCGCTGGCGCGAGGCGGCGAGCCGGTCACCGGCGCTCCGGCCGCCCGCCGACCCGGAGCTCGCCCGCCGGACCACGGTGCTGCGGCACCTGCGCCAGCAGGTCCGGGACGACCCCGACCGCGCCGACCGGCTGCGTCCACGGCTGCGCGAGCTCGAGCGGTCGGTGGCGGCGCTGTCGTGGTCTGCGCCCGGCGGCGAGGCCGGGCGCGAGGTCGTCACCCGGGAGCAGCTGGGCCGGTCCCTCGGGACCCTGCGCGAGCGGGACACCTCCCTCGTCTACGTCGTCGAGGCGTCCGGCACGCTCTTCGCCGAGGTCAGCGTGCAGGGGCGGATGCGCACGGTCGAGCTCGGCCCCGCGACCCCCGTCCAGGAGCTGGCCCGGCGGCTGGCGGCGGACCTCGAGACCGGAGCGCGGTCCCACGGCGGACCGATGGAGGAGCTGCTCCAGCGCTCGCTGCGGCGCACCGCCCAGCTCCTCGACGAGGCCACCCTCGCGCCGCTGGGGCTGGACGGGAGGGTGCTGGTCGTGCCGACGCCGGGCCTGGCGGCGGTGCCGTGGGGCGTGCTGCCGAGCCGGTCCGGCCGGCCGACCCCGGTCGCGCCGAGCCTCACGGCCTGGGCGAGACCGGCCACCACCGTCGAGGGTCGCCGCGTCGTGGCCCTGGCCGGACCGGAGCTGGCCCGGGCCCAGGACGAGGTCGCGCGCGTGGCCGACGCCTGGGGCGGCACCCGGGCGACCTCCCTGGGGGAGGCCGGCGCCGCGGACCTGGCGGCCGCGCTGGGCGGGGCCGACGTCGTCCACGTCGCGGCGCACGGGCGGCACCGGGACGACAGCCCGCTCTTCTCCTCCCTGTGGCTCGCCGACGGTCCCTACTTCCTCGCCGACCTGGAGCGCGAGAGCCGGCGCGCCAGCCACGTCGTGCTCTCCGCCTGCGACTCCGGACGCTCGCGCCACCGGGGCGGCTCGGCCGCCCTCGGCCTCGCGGCCGGCCTGCTCTGGCTGGGCGCCTCCAGCGTGGTCGCCGCGCCGTGCCGCGTGCCGGACGAGGTCGCCGCGGAGCACCTGCCGCGCTACCACCGGCTGCTCGCGGAGGGCATACCGGCGGACGAGGCGCTGAGCCGCGCCGCCGCGCAGGGCCACCCGCTGGCCGGGGCGTTCGTCGCCTGGGGGGCGCCGTGGAGCGCCGCACCGGGCGACCGGTGA
- the ndk gene encoding nucleoside-diphosphate kinase — MTDTTAAQTERSLVLVKPDGYRRGLSGEVLRRVEAKGYTLAALAVVTPSREQLEQHYAEHEGKPFYEPLLEFMSSGPVTAAIIEGNGCIPGFRSLAGATDPTAAAPGTIRGDHGRDWGLKVQQNIVHGSDSPESAAREIAIWFPAQG, encoded by the coding sequence GTGACCGACACCACCGCCGCGCAGACCGAACGCTCCCTCGTCCTCGTCAAGCCCGACGGCTACCGCCGCGGCCTGTCCGGGGAGGTGCTCCGCCGGGTCGAGGCCAAGGGCTACACGCTCGCCGCCCTGGCCGTCGTGACCCCCTCGCGCGAGCAGCTCGAGCAGCACTACGCCGAGCACGAGGGCAAGCCCTTCTACGAGCCGCTGCTGGAGTTCATGTCCTCCGGGCCGGTCACCGCCGCCATCATCGAGGGGAACGGCTGCATCCCCGGCTTCCGCTCCCTCGCCGGGGCGACCGATCCCACCGCCGCCGCCCCGGGCACGATCCGCGGCGACCACGGGCGCGACTGGGGCCTCAAGGTGCAGCAGAACATCGTCCACGGCTCGGACAGCCCGGAGTCCGCGGCGCGCGAGATCGCCATCTGGTTCCCCGCGCAGGGCTGA
- a CDS encoding amidase: protein MTRQISRRTILGAGGGTALAGSARTAGATTGDHRGGDDDPTGRSLAELQRLLARGRLSSRDLTRAYLRRIERIDAGGPRLASVIEVNPDAERIARELDRERRRGHVRGPLHGIPVLVKDNIDTDDAMLTTAGSLALVDSRPGADATVVARMREAGMVLLGKTNLSEWANFRGDQSSGGWSARGGQTKNPYVLPRNPSGSSSGSAAAVSAFLAPVTLGTETDGSIVSPAQACGVVGIKPTVGLTSRAGVVPISRTQDTVGPLGRTVADAAAVLGVLAGPDPRDEATADSEGRTHEDYTRFLRPDGLAGARIGVPRQLGVDSPEATAVFEESLAALRAAGAVLVDPVDIPSYEEFSTSSAEFEVLLWEFKAGIADYLATRTAGSPRTLADLIELNLERAEEELRWFGQETFELAQAKTGLDDPEYARTLATSRRISRTEGLDAVLDEHDLDALVAPTGGPAWVTDLVNGDNFLGGTSSYAAMAGYPLVTVPSGAVFGLPLGLTFMGRAWSEPTLLRLAGGFEAQTRARSAPRYRSSVTGDGRHR from the coding sequence ATGACACGCCAGATCTCACGACGGACCATCCTGGGAGCCGGCGGCGGCACCGCGCTGGCGGGCAGCGCCCGCACGGCGGGCGCCACGACCGGCGACCACCGGGGCGGGGACGACGACCCCACGGGGCGCAGCCTCGCGGAGCTGCAGCGCCTCCTCGCGCGCGGCCGGCTGTCCTCCCGCGACCTCACCCGGGCCTACCTGCGACGCATCGAGCGCATCGACGCCGGCGGGCCGCGGCTCGCCTCGGTCATCGAGGTCAACCCGGACGCCGAGCGCATCGCGCGCGAGCTGGACCGCGAGCGCCGGCGCGGGCACGTCCGCGGGCCGCTGCACGGCATACCCGTGCTCGTCAAGGACAACATCGACACCGACGACGCGATGCTCACCACCGCCGGGTCGCTCGCCCTGGTCGACTCCCGTCCCGGCGCGGATGCCACCGTGGTCGCGCGGATGCGCGAGGCGGGCATGGTGCTGCTCGGCAAGACCAACCTCTCGGAGTGGGCCAACTTCCGCGGCGACCAGTCCTCCGGCGGCTGGTCCGCCCGGGGCGGGCAGACGAAGAACCCCTACGTGCTCCCCCGCAACCCCTCGGGGAGCTCCTCGGGGTCCGCGGCCGCCGTCTCGGCCTTCCTCGCCCCGGTGACCCTCGGCACCGAGACGGACGGGTCGATCGTCAGCCCGGCACAGGCGTGCGGCGTCGTGGGGATCAAGCCGACCGTCGGCCTCACCAGCCGCGCGGGTGTCGTGCCGATCAGCCGCACCCAGGACACGGTCGGACCCCTGGGCCGGACCGTGGCCGATGCCGCCGCCGTCCTGGGTGTCCTCGCCGGTCCGGACCCCCGCGACGAGGCCACCGCCGACAGCGAGGGCCGCACCCACGAGGACTACACCCGGTTCCTGCGCCCCGACGGTCTCGCCGGCGCGCGGATCGGCGTACCCCGCCAGCTGGGCGTGGACAGCCCGGAGGCGACCGCGGTCTTCGAGGAGTCGCTCGCCGCGCTCCGGGCCGCCGGGGCGGTGCTCGTCGACCCCGTCGACATCCCGTCCTACGAGGAGTTCAGCACCAGCTCGGCCGAGTTCGAGGTGCTGCTGTGGGAGTTCAAGGCCGGCATCGCCGACTACCTCGCCACCCGCACCGCGGGCTCACCGCGCACCCTGGCCGACCTCATCGAGCTCAACCTCGAGCGGGCCGAGGAGGAGTTGCGGTGGTTCGGCCAGGAGACCTTCGAGCTCGCCCAGGCCAAGACCGGGCTGGACGACCCGGAGTATGCGCGGACGCTGGCCACGAGCCGGCGCATCTCGCGCACCGAGGGCCTGGACGCGGTGCTGGACGAGCACGACCTGGACGCGCTCGTGGCCCCGACGGGCGGCCCCGCGTGGGTGACCGACCTCGTCAACGGGGACAACTTCCTCGGCGGCACCTCGTCCTACGCGGCCATGGCCGGATACCCGCTGGTGACCGTGCCGAGCGGCGCGGTCTTCGGCCTGCCGCTGGGCCTGACGTTCATGGGTCGGGCGTGGAGCGAGCCGACGCTCCTCCGGCTGGCCGGCGGCTTCGAGGCGCAGACGCGGGCGCGCTCCGCCCCGCGCTACCGGAGCTCGGTCACCGGCGACGGGCGTCACCGCTGA